A segment of the Hemicordylus capensis ecotype Gifberg chromosome 6, rHemCap1.1.pri, whole genome shotgun sequence genome:
GCCCAAGTACCCCCACACAGTGCCCGCaggcacatggcatccacgcatgcgtGGGCACCATTTGTATGATCAGTATGGTGCTGCTGAACATGCATGGTCAGCAATAGCATGATGTTGCTAACTACGCAAATGGcgcccatgcatgcacagacaccatgtgttTGCTGGCGCCACAAAGGGATACTTGGGCgaagcactgccccagcaggaagcttcatgggcAGTAGAGAGCAGATAAGCACCGGAAAGCTCCAGATTCCCATTCCACTCTCCACGGTGCTGAACTGGTGCCCGAgctgcagttcatgcacacccctgtttCAGGTCTGCCAACCCCTGACAACCATATAGTGCCTCTTCTTCTGTTTTGAAAAGAATAACTGTAGATATGACATTGGATGGGATGGCCTGATGCTCAACTCATTAAAACAGCTAAACATCCGTTTCTTTCCTTGGCTTCATGCTGCATCTCAATTCAGGGGCTGAGAAGGAATTGGTCATAGATCAATGGTGATAGTGTCATTGATCTTCAGTGTTCCTTACATTAGACCACTTTGCTTATTCTTAGAGCCATCTGGATATATCTAGCTAactaaatttactacagctgCCCAAATTCTTCTTATTTCTGCAAGGACCAGTCTTTCTCCAGCTCCAAACACAAGATTCTCTATAGCTCACCTAGTTAAAATGCTAAAAGCATATTAATGTGATTTTTTTCTTATTTatgctttaaaaatgtaataCTATGTAGATTGTGTTATAATAACCCAACCAGGGCATGAATGATTGTGGCCAGGTCTGATTTTTCCAGATGCAGGTCCTATTAACACTTTCAGGAGCAGCACGACACTTGAAAGCACTCCCATGCTGCATCTGATCTTTCAAAGGAAGTGCAGCCCTGTTCAAAACAGGCAGAACGTGTACATCCTAAACTCATCATGTCTGGATTGAATTTCAACTTATTTCTCACACCCAGTCCATCACTGGTTCAAAATCTCAAGATGCACAGAACTAGGCTACTCAGTCAACACAGTAAATTCTCTGCTTAACACAGGCTGAATCCCACCCATTCTTCTTAAATATTCTAGCAAGATGCCTGTCATTATTCTGGAAGAGATGGGTGTGGGAAAAGGACTGGCGTATCGCAAGAGCCTGTTTGAACCTCTTTTCAAGTCTCCTGTCACTGAATAGACACCCAGTGTTGAAGGAGGAGGGCAAATTTTGCCTTGACTGCAACATTGTCTCCAAGTACAATACTTTACTTTCCTCTAAACATCACAACTGTTCACTTACGTGGAAGAAAGAAATGTCAAAACAATTCATTAATGAATTAATTCATTAATGAATTAATGAAGGCCttctcgggacagggccttctaggttgttgcccccagactttggaatgctctcccagtggccattcatcacagtttttagaaagcttcttaaatcttggctttttacccaggcttttacatgaccgttTCTATGCTGTTTCTaggtgtttttattcttgtgtctatgtgtttttatgcttgtactttatagtttttaaattagatttgttttatatttttagcttaatactttgtcatgttttattgtatgttttttaactttttaaaaccgccttagggttgtttttaatgaaaggcggtatacaggtgaaactcggaaaattagaatatcgtgcaaaagtccattaatttcagtaatgcaaattaaaaggtgaaactgatatatgagacagacgcattacatgcaaagcgagataagtcaagccttaatttgttataattgtgatgatcatggcatacagctcatgaaaaccccaaatccacaatcccagaaaattagaatattacatggaaccaagaagacaaggattgtagaatagaacaatataggacctctgaaaagtatacagtgtactgtgcttgactggccagcaaactctcctgacctgaccccatagagaatctatggggcattgccaagagaaggatgagagacatgagaccaaacaatgcagaattgctgaaggccgctaatgaagcatcctggtcttccataatacctcatcagtgccacaggctgatagcatccatgccacgctgcattgaggcagtaattgctgcaaaaggggcccaaaccaagtactgaatacatatgcatgcttatacttttcggaggtccaatattgttctattctacaatccttgtcttcttggttccatgtaatattctaattttctgagattgtggatttggggttttcatgagctgaatgccatgatcatcacaattataacaaattaaggcttaacttatctcgctttgcatgtaatgcgtctgtctcatatcagtttcaccttttaatttgcattactgaaattaatggacttttgcacgatatacTAATTTTcggagtttcacctgtaatgttgGAGACACCCCTGGAGGCAAAGCACGCTCCCTTCTCTTCATGACCCACACCATGAGTTTCAAGTCTTCACCTATCTGCATAGCCCTGTCTCTTTATCTGCATAGCATTGTACCTGTAAGCCCAGCCCAGTGCTGGTGTGCACTGAAATCCTGCAACCTGCTCACCATGCATCCAGTGTTTATCTTACAGCATATGGGGGCAGAGTTTCAGCACACAACAGTGTAGTTTACATGCATGCTCTCATGGATGCAGTAcccaagtacagtggtccctcgacttacgaagttaatccgttccgaatgcacgttcggaggtcgaaaatttcgtaagttgaaaagcgcacccacggaggtttaaaaaaattcgtaagtcgagtaagccgcatctaaaaattcgtaagtcgaggaaaccgcatctaaactgCCAACGGTTTCCattcgtagctcgaaaaattcgtaagcgtgcggccatttttgtcattcgtaagtcgaaaacatcaGATGTCGAGTAgatcgtaagtcgagggtccactgtacagCATTCATGCTTTGAaacatgcctgaacagggcttaagaGTGTGATAGACTATTGGGAGCTGGTTTTTATCTACAGGGATAGTTTTAAGCATCTCTAAAAGTTTAAGTacctttaaagttttattgatgactattttaatttgttttatatgatttaactTTTAAGTGTAAAACGCCCAGATATTGTATATAGGGTGGcacataaatatgataaataataagtTGCTGTGGATGTGTGATGCATCCCTGCCTGCTTTCTTGTGCCTTTTGAGTGGAACAGGAGACCAAGCACTGGCCTGTTTCCCCCCACTTATCATCAGTGTAACATATGGCAGTATGTCAACAGCCAGGAGTCACTCTATCATGGGCCCAATCATACTGCTGAGATATTGTGTTGCAATTGTAGCTTCCATCCTGCCTTTGCAGTTACAGTTATCTGGAAAGCAGGGAAGTTCAGAGGTGAACTGATAtaggtttttaatagttttgggtttgttgttgttttggttcaGATTGTCAGAGATTCTCTCTAACGAGGTTTGAGAAATGAGGGAATGTAAAACTTCaaaaagccaccttaagtggcgtagtggggaaatgcttaactaacaagcaagaggttgccagttcaaatccccactgctactatattgggcagcagcaatataggaaggtgatgaaaggtatcatctcatactgggtgggaggaggcaatggtaaacccctcctgtattctaccaaagacaacgacagggctctgtgggtgccaggagttgacactgactcgacagcacactttactttactttaaaaccACAAAAGGATacacaaaaatatataatatattgtaTTCGGGATGCCAAATACATTTTGGAATGCCAGCTTCTTCAGGACAAAAAATATCTTATTCTGCTCTTTTGTTGTAACAATTTACTTAGATCACAAAATAACAGGCTCTAAGTTACAAcaaaaaagtaggctaaaagaaaCAACAAGAAAGTAGAGTAAGAGAGGAGAATAAGATTTGTTGTCCCCTGAAGAAGACAACATATTGAAACATGTACATTGGCCATACCATGTACAAAATTGTATTTTCTACTTCTGAGCATAATATTGAGGCTTCACCTCCTATTTtcctggtgttgttttttttttaatctttgcaGTGCTGCTACCCCTATTCCAATAAAATCTAAGCAACACCTTGCTAGATTTAAGAATATTTTATAATATGGGAAAGGACTCTGTACATTTGAACCATctaaatacaggttgagtatcccttatccagacatccaaatctggaatgctccaaaatccagataCCACGCTGTTAAACCACCATCCACCCACGCAAACCCAACAcctcagctcactttaaaaatgcggTCAAGCCGCCTTCCTCAGGGCCAGGGCCATCCTGCCGCCTCCCTCAGGGCCGGGCCAGGTtgtcctgccaccacctcctcgccaccaccattgtttccccctgcccccaccattgTTTTCGCCCCCGCCCCTGCCATTGTTTTCACCCTGTTTATGGGCGATTCTGAAATCATTTATGGACGATTCCAAAATGTACTGTTTATGGACGATTCCgaaatccagaaaagtccaaaatccggaacactgctggtcccaagcagtccagataagcaATACTCGACCTATAGTCAAAAGATTACTTTTGTTCAGCTTTTTTATTATACAGAAGCCACTTTTCCAGGCAACAAACAGCACTTACAATGATTTCTGGACCCAAACGACTAGGTGAAATAGGTAAATAGAGATCAAAATACATAACTTTTATCATTGCCAACATCCACTTATCCTCATTTTACTGTGTTACACTGCTTTGCTACTATTTTCGCCTTCAGTGAAATTGATATAGTGCATCATAGGACTTTCTATTTGATTACCAAATCTCATTCAGGGAGAGTTAGGTCACAAACCTCCAAAGGGCAGCTATGTGTGAGTTTTTCAATCAAATCTGACAGAAATTAATTTGAGGCTAACATTTTCCTCTGAGATGTTTCCCATGTCTGCTTCTGAACAAAACATTAGCCCTTCTTGCTGGCACCTCTTAAAGAGACTCCTGAAGTAAGGAACAAAGTAGATTTTTTCCATGTTGAATAGTGATAGCATTTATTTCCTTGCTTTTCCTTCTTTTTATGTGTGCTTTAATTAGTCTGTGGCCTTGTTCAGACATAGCATCAAACCTCAggtagacaaacctgtggttaatctgtgaagctgagaaTCATGCCACAGACGATTGATCAACTGCGGTTTGGCAACCCCtgccttctgggcagaggaacccctccctcttcctagtccacctAGGCTGCATCCTAGCAAGCTCCCTCTGCTCGTGTCACCAAACTGTGGGCAGCACATCAGTAAAGTAGCAACTATTGGCTACAATGTTAGATGGAGCATGCTCAGTGTTATTGTGCCTTTTCACTATTGATTGTCTGCCTTCAGCAGAGCAAAGACATTTTATTTGTGTTACTCGGGcttaatgtgtttgtgcacagAGCATTGCAGTGATTAATTTTTTgagacctctcctgctgtctccatctCGTCCTCCCATCCTTTTTTTGATTGGGAACACACAGGTCCAAAACACGcaggctttctccaatgtggcTCTGTCCCTTGAAATGCATGAACTCTAGGGATGTggtatccctgttgccaagcagtggcaggagaagtAAGGAAATGGCATAAGATGGAGCATCAGCTtcgagaggtggccagcaagaaatgtagccaccctagaactgacacatttctgggctgctctgagccaacctctctatggttgtgggaggagcttgctcacaaaacccaggttatagcgGTAGCAGATTGTGGGCAATACAATGGCGCCTTGAAACCtctggtttcagcagtgaaactcactacaaacagaaTTCAAATTCAGTTTTTGAAGCAAAAACAGAGCTACGGTTGGGtaacaaaactgcagtttcatgcattcagatgatcACAAACTCCAGCCTCTCgcacgtttacctctggtttggtgttatgtccaagGTAgagccctgagctgtttttgtgCAATGGTTCAGTTTTCAGGACTTGATAAGTAATTATTAATATATATTATTCACACTTCTTGCATAGCACAATTGCAAAAAGAATTGTTTATTCCATCTAAAAAGGAAAATGCTATTGTTGTAGGCTGAAGCTGTGTCTCCCACCATCTCAGATGAAGGAATCCTATTGTATTTTAGGCTgtttgtacccagaccccagcccaagaagacacagagacattttttaatgggagaaacgggccacgctttattaatataacaacatttgtggcggactggaaacaaggtgattaatcaccaacataaaaacagtgcgggcacctaggcgtgggctaggattcaaaacgtcctacccatcgcctgcaagggcgacacaccctggctcaggaaagaggcaggtagctcccgcccaattccttcaaagccaaccaccccttttagaagaggggatctggacagcttcagatctttacctccccggaccgcacagcccaaaggtaggtgaagtcctgaagcaggtttcttggcaatgtaattcttcccgtgccgcacaggccacaaggaagcaattgaccaatccaccttaaaatgtccaagggtgctcaccgaaatctagacctccttacccacagcccgcactgttaccgccacccaggaaggttagccctcgcttgaccttcctgccccaccccctccaaaccttcagcaagcacttcccggatattatgcagatacaaatcacaacctttctcagacaggtggaccccgtcagggcggaataactcgggaaagcgagcagctatatctggctgccgcaccacagaccccccggccgccaaaaccactttacctattgcggctgaaatcttcctgcgtgccttttccaagctaaggcaagaatgagcaccccgccacaccctgcgctggagccaattaacccatattatgcgcacgccaggcatccagctgcgcaaaatagacaaatccgaggaggcttgctgaaggatggcgaggccaggccgccggcccaaatcattctcccctaaatgaagaaccaggatgtcgggaatgggaaacctatctaaatgctccctcaatgctggaagcaactgattccagagcatgcccctcatgcccaaccaataaactgaagccttgcttcctaaacccaactgggatccccagcgggtggtgctggcccgcttgaaagcccagaagaccaacgaatggccacacatcaggactcggaccgggaccgccgccccgccagcacctgccaaaagaaagcaacaggtcagtagagcccacacctgtccgctgtcagcgcacataacgcctgaccgccacggacctccaacgtccaatcctctgaacttcgacctcctgaagccccatacgtgtagcggtggtggccgcaccaatacgaaatgaatgtagagtaagcccctggagcgcaacccccgcggccaacagagccttcctcaccaccgccaagaattgatactgcgtcagaggagtctgattgctgtgggtaaaaagacatccccccaaaaaggggcccagcccagcgtactgcctcagggccaccacggggcatacattgatattcccggccgccgcgaggcgaaccgtctggcctctgcccctctgatccgtcttggagcgacgaaggagcaaacgcacctccccgtcaccgaacgataaatcagaatattgcaagcagcggtccctgggggaagacccgctgcggggaagcaactcccctggacggaaggccccaaaaaaggcaaccaacagtgcagccctaaacagcgacacctcccatgggccagagcagcaccccactAGGTGGCCCAGCGTTGAAGCCACCAACTCCAGAGTAAAAGGGCGTCTGGGGTCCCTAGTCCTAGGCTCCCCCCTAGCCCAACCCTCCAACATGCGCCGCACCCGCGGGTTGGAGGAGGAATCACCAACCCCACGAACCTGGGCTTCAAAAGCTAACGCGGCAagatagccccccaaagtggataccgcacgccccgccctgcggaggaagaccaaaaactgctgaagttgctctacagggaccggccacacctccgccaaaccttcagtctttcgaaaaagagagaaagcctcaagcttggctgtgtagctcactctggtgctaggcgccagagatgccgctatggcccgctgtgcctccgcctgccaagttcccacagaaaagctggcatgggttccgggtgaagggcggcctcgggcgctaacgctctgaacctgtttaactgaaaacgagacaaagcGTCAGCTATGTCATTCCGGATACCCGGAACATGGCGGGACTGGAAAAGGATGTTAGCCCGCAGACACTGCAATACCAATGCCCTAACCAAAACCATGACCCTCGGGGACTGGGAAGTCTGACTATTGACAATCTGAACAACTGccagattgtcacaccaaaacacaactgaggagttggcaaactcagcggaccaaatatgcacggccaccacaattggaaagagctctaggaaagtcaggtcctgggaaaccccctgcctgaaccagtcctcgggccacctggcggaacaccaacgtcccctgaaataaaccccgaaacctattccacctgcagcgtcagagtggacctgcaggtcggtttccagaagtctaacatcccgccagaaagacaccccattaaaatcagtgagaaatgcttcccaaagagccaggtcggcccgggcaccctccgtaattcgtactctgtgatggggagccctaacgcccacagtcaggtcacataaccggcgcaaaaaggcccggcccggagccaccactttgcaggcaaaattgaggtgacccaaaacaacctggagatccctaagggagaccttacgggcgcgaccaagggacctaaccatgtccaataaaacccgcagcttggcctgaggcagcctggagcaaccggcaacagtgtccaactcaatccccaaaaaggcgaggcacgtgaccggcccctccgtcttatcccgtgccaaagggacacctagccggtctgttagctccatgaaggagcgaagtaaatggtggcactccctcgaattccccctgcctgtaaaaagaaaatcatctaaaaaatgagccgtgtagggaagacccgcctggcgcctaactgcccactccaaaaaggagctgaatgtttcgaatgctgcgcaggaaatcgagcagcccataggcaaagccctatcaaaataaaattggccagcaaatgcaaagcccagcagctcgaagtcatttggatgtaccggcaacaggcgaaaggcggattcaatatcacacttcgccaaaagggccccggggcccctacccctgaccacttccacggcctcatcaaatgaggtataacgtacagagcataagctatcagggatgccatcatttactgaggaccccctgggatgagaaaggtggtgaatcaacctaaattcaccaggaacctttttagggaccacccctaatggggagaccctaaggctggggaaggggagactggcaaaaggccccatcaccctgcccgcagccacctccttaccaattttcctaacaacgacttcctccttaccaaccactgatctcagattgcgagaactgcctaatcccctccgggccgaagagggaattctgaaaccatcccggaagccacataacaaataagaagctgctgactggtcaggatagtccagcaacagctgctcaagcaccttcaccttgatagggctaggaccctttattcggagcgggtggaggagggccaccctttttactgctcccctgcctatacttagccccggaacccccaaacttggccctggggcaggaggaactggggtgcctcgccccacagaccccgcaggcatgcttaaaccgacaaggggaacgggagcacttgccattggagttaaactcccagcaaacaaggtggggttgaacccactgttgcccaggactccctgagggcaaaacccccgatggtttagaaagcaaatgcccactgtcagacctatctccctctatgggccgggctggagacatagtaaccagccacaactcctgcaacggagcatcccagggcaatgtggggtcaagggcagccctcattctaaaactctcatcgtaccgtacccaggaagatccagcaaagtcggagaccgccctgtgaattatatccatgtattttaacagggcagggccccttgcgggctgggcttggacaataacccccatataaatcgtgaagccagaaagccaattattccaagtcttttcgaccggctttctcttggtggcttcgtgctccttacaagattccccctctttatgcttaacctcaggttccctgaacaacaagctaaaaatgtccacatattcacccttaaggattttttcttttgtagaag
Coding sequences within it:
- the LOC128329194 gene encoding uncharacterized protein LOC128329194, producing the protein MPGKAKGKKGGRPVKQPKRPAPPQSSSEEEDEEMTLIRGLINRMEALEKAKAAPSDKGAGPSGVWGVPPPKVPRRTRGSVKSQLLTSLSSRLAALEEGLNPAGPGPSAPALPLPEPESPVPESPSPLLPPPAAPVVQPPVDTATPLAQGAGGAAVPVRVLMCGHSLVFWAFKRASTTRWGSQLGLGSKASVYWLGMRGMLWNQLLPALREHLDRFPIPDILVLHLGENDLGRRPGLAILQQASSDLSILRSWMPGVRIIWVNWLQRRVWRGAHSCLSLEKARRKISAAIGKVVLAAGGSVVRQPDIAARFPELFRPDGVHLSEKGCDLYLHNIREVLAEGLEGVGQEGQARANLPGWR